In Festucalex cinctus isolate MCC-2025b chromosome 9, RoL_Fcin_1.0, whole genome shotgun sequence, the DNA window TAGATGACGCTTAAAAGTATGTGTGAATTATGTTACTTATAAATATTGTGCCGATTACTTTGTCTACCAAAACAAATGCTTgcggtttattaaaaaaaaataataataaaaaaaaataatctttggaATGTTCAACTTAATAGAGAAGAATAACTAAATCTGTAAATACAATACATAATTTTTAGCAATGTTGATAATAAGCTGCCACTGAAGTAGACATTGATAGTGCAGTGATAATAAGATAAGAAGCAAGATAATCCAAAGATTTTACAGTGTTCATAAATACACCAATTGTACAACTACAGAAAACATGGTTTTCTTTTAAGGCTTGACCCAAATGAAGTAGTTCAGTTACTTTTGTAATTTTGTTATATcttactgtgattggctggcacccagtccagggtgtcccccacctactgcccaaagccagctaagataggctccagcgacccttgttaggaataagcagtcatgaaaatggatggatggatggatggatgttgtttcTTAGCTACATTTCTCTGGTGGGTATATTCAATGTAGTGAAGCTACATTTGATAAACCATTTTCAACTGCACTCCAGCTAGTCAACTGAGGTGCGACTCTGCTCTCAATCAGCACCATGGACAGCGCTTTATCTCCTAACACCAGATACACGATGGAATACTCAACAAGAATATCACATAATGCAGGATATTAGAACTCACCTTCTCTGTGTTAGGTAAAGTTTGAGTCCTGGTAAAGGTGTCTCCTCCATTAATACTGATCAGTTCTGCTTCTACAGGTGGAAAGGGGGTGGGAAAAACCACCATGTCACTCTTGAGTGTGTCTGAACTGAAGCACACGTCGTACTGCTGAGTCGCTTTGGAGTAAGACCAGCTCCCGTCAGGGTGGGTGGTGATCATTGGGGCGCTGTACCTGTCGAAaggtccgtctgtctgtctgtggcaTTTGAAGGCCACTAAAGTGATGAGGCTGAGCAGAAAGATGAGCGACACGGCCACAATGGCGATGAGCAGATACAAGTGTAAATCGGAGAAGCTCTCCTCCTTGATGGGCACATGTCTGAACTGAGTGTGGATGTCAGCTGTGCTTTCAAGCACCACCACATCAATAGACACAGTAGCTGACAGGGAGGCTTCTCCGTTATCACACACCAACACCACCAAGGGGTGACTTTTCAGGTCATTGTCACTCATTCGCCTCTTGGTCCGAATCTCCCCGGTGCTGGTTACGATCCGGAAGAGGTTGTTGCTGCCTTTGGGCTCAGACAGGTGATAGGAGAGCAGTGCATTGTAGCCAGAGTCTGCATCCACTGCCCTGATTTTAGCCACAAAATATCCCGCTTCAGCAGAATAGGGGATGCTCTCACTGTTTACGGAGCCGTGTTCGGAATAGGGAGCCAAAATGGCAGGACTGTTGTCGTTCTCATCCAGGATAAAAACATTAATAGTCACGTTGCTGCTGAGTGGAGGAACACCAGAGTCTGTGGCCTGAACTTTGAACTGAAACATCTTTAATTTCTCATAGTCAAAAGATTGAAAAGCCACTATATTGCCACTCTCTGAGTTGATGTTAATATTTGATCTCACTATATCATCTTTACGATTAACATTCATAAGTGAAAaggatatttttgcattttcaccCACATCTGGATCATCTGCACTTAAGGTATAGATAACTGCGCCAGCGGGACTGTTTTCCttaacaaaaatatgaattacAGGTTCACCAAAGCGGGGTGGATTGTCATTGATATCAGAAACATGCACAGTTATTACAGTTGAACTGGACAGCGAAGGCACACCTTCATCAGATGCAGTAATTGTAATATTATATTTAGAAACCTGCTCTCTGTCCAGGGCACCATCTACAACCAAAGAATAGTGATTTTTGtacgtgtttttaattttaaatgggaCAGGCTCAATTATTTGAACGTTTACGACGCCGTTTTTATCTGTGTCATTGTCTTTCACCGTTAAGAGTCCCACCATTGTGTCAAGTGGCGCA includes these proteins:
- the LOC144025391 gene encoding protocadherin alpha-2-like isoform X23; the encoded protein is MKLDDIFRLWMYFFFPLFHVWSGASAQIVYSVSEESNPGTTVGNLAKDLHLDGQDLELRGLQISGPNARYLEVNAKTGILVVKDRIDREELCSRREKCSLEVEAIANAPLNLYRFEVKIVDINDNAPFFRQPEIVLNVSEFAFTGERFTLPKAFDADVGSNSVKSYKLSQNEHFSLDLQNAGEQSMSAELVLQKALDREKQSVIKLTLTALDGGKPAKSGTLQVTIIVQDVNDNIPIFDSALYKASVIENSPPGTSVLSVHARDLDEGHNGEIVYSFINHDGDNDVDKFAIDSVTGEITVNGELDHEKGNAVEIRVQAKDKGLNSRASHCKILLEIIDINDNPPKISVTSLVDAVREDAPLDTMVGLLTVKDNDTDKNGVVNVQIIEPVPFKIKNTYKNHYSLVVDGALDREQVSKYNITITASDEGVPSLSSSTVITVHVSDINDNPPRFGEPVIHIFVKENSPAGAVIYTLSADDPDVGENAKISFSLMNVNRKDDIVRSNININSESGNIVAFQSFDYEKLKMFQFKVQATDSGVPPLSSNVTINVFILDENDNSPAILAPYSEHGSVNSESIPYSAEAGYFVAKIRAVDADSGYNALLSYHLSEPKGSNNLFRIVTSTGEIRTKRRMSDNDLKSHPLVVLVCDNGEASLSATVSIDVVVLESTADIHTQFRHVPIKEESFSDLHLYLLIAIVAVSLIFLLSLITLVAFKCHRQTDGPFDRYSAPMITTHPDGSWSYSKATQQYDVCFSSDTLKSDMVVFPTPFPPVEAELISINGGDTFTRTQTLPNTEKMLKEERCRPQWVPELTATAGISATAPEVPVHPRST